In Paenibacillus phoenicis, one genomic interval encodes:
- a CDS encoding serine hydrolase domain-containing protein, translating to MNLSSISAAIAPLDLRSCLIHTQGRLVLEHYRNEQIVDELAKINSCTKSFLSALFCIAWDRGLLPPPDTPIRCFYPQLEEDPDERKREITLRHLLTMTGGWNWTEFGGHNSFPRMTRSPNWVQFALDQPMADRPGDRMEYNSGASQLLSAILVQASGMPVAQFAEEHLFGPLGIETYRWGQDPQGIHTGGFGMWLRPTDMLKFGLLYLQGGEWEGQRVIQAERLAESVKPAIDVEAPWRGCYAWHWWTDVYGEDGQSKFDFFYARGYGGQFIYVIPLLETVVVLTNDKRKRDRPPTELFRLWIAPYL from the coding sequence ATGAACTTATCTTCCATTTCGGCAGCCATCGCGCCGCTTGATTTAAGAAGCTGTTTAATCCACACCCAAGGCAGGCTGGTGCTTGAACATTACCGGAACGAACAAATTGTGGACGAGCTCGCCAAAATTAACTCCTGTACGAAGAGCTTTCTCTCCGCCCTGTTCTGCATCGCCTGGGACCGCGGTCTCCTGCCGCCTCCCGACACTCCGATTCGCTGCTTCTATCCGCAGCTGGAGGAAGATCCGGATGAGCGAAAACGTGAGATTACGTTGCGTCATCTGTTAACCATGACGGGCGGGTGGAATTGGACGGAGTTTGGCGGGCATAACTCTTTTCCGCGGATGACCCGTTCGCCTAATTGGGTTCAGTTTGCGCTGGATCAGCCGATGGCTGACCGCCCCGGTGACCGGATGGAGTACAACTCCGGCGCGTCGCAGCTGCTGTCGGCGATCCTGGTCCAAGCCTCCGGTATGCCAGTCGCCCAATTCGCCGAGGAGCATCTGTTCGGCCCGCTGGGCATCGAGACGTACCGATGGGGGCAGGATCCGCAGGGCATCCACACCGGCGGATTTGGCATGTGGCTTCGTCCAACGGACATGTTGAAATTTGGTTTGCTCTACTTGCAGGGCGGTGAATGGGAAGGCCAGCGGGTGATCCAGGCGGAACGTTTGGCGGAATCCGTAAAGCCTGCGATTGATGTCGAAGCTCCTTGGCGCGGCTGTTATGCTTGGCATTGGTGGACGGACGTCTATGGAGAGGACGGGCAGTCGAAATTTGATTTTTTCTATGCTCGCGGATATGGGGGGCAGTTCATTTATGTCATTCCACTCTTGGAGACGGTTGTTGTGCTGACTAACGATAAACGGAAGCGGGACCGACCTCCAACAGAACTGTTCCGTTTATGGATTGCACCTTATTTATAA
- a CDS encoding YfbR-like 5'-deoxynucleotidase, with the protein MGIHAYFRSLNELERIYRCPGRFKFEEHSVAAHSWKVVQYAKTLADIEEQHGVAIDWKKLYEITSSHDYGEIFIGDIKTPVKHASAELRNLIQQVEEGMVHNFIDEHIPVEFKPIFRNQLREGKDGSVEGLILEVADKLDQVYEAFAELQRGNTEKEFVKMYRDALIKIKNIRLHCVDYFLREILTDMVLEGTSSPIDIKQITEEALEQAGGVLTRT; encoded by the coding sequence ATGGGAATCCATGCTTATTTTCGCTCCTTAAACGAATTGGAACGCATTTATCGCTGTCCCGGAAGGTTCAAGTTCGAAGAACATAGCGTGGCGGCGCATTCCTGGAAGGTTGTGCAGTACGCCAAGACTTTAGCTGATATTGAAGAACAGCACGGCGTTGCTATAGATTGGAAAAAACTGTACGAAATCACGAGCAGCCATGATTATGGTGAGATTTTTATCGGGGATATCAAAACACCGGTCAAACATGCCTCGGCCGAGCTCAGGAACTTGATTCAGCAAGTTGAAGAAGGCATGGTGCACAATTTCATCGACGAACATATTCCTGTGGAGTTTAAGCCGATCTTTCGCAACCAGCTCCGCGAAGGAAAAGACGGTTCTGTTGAAGGGCTGATCCTGGAAGTTGCCGACAAGCTGGATCAGGTCTATGAAGCATTTGCCGAGCTGCAGCGGGGCAATACGGAGAAAGAGTTCGTCAAGATGTACCGCGATGCGTTGATCAAAATCAAAAATATTCGGCTCCATTGCGTCGATTATTTCCTCCGTGAAATTTTGACGGACATGGTGCTCGAAGGGACAAGCTCGCCCATTGATATTAAGCAGATTACCGAGGAAGCACTGGAGCAAGCGGGTGGAGTTTTAACCCGCACCTAA
- the ybaK gene encoding Cys-tRNA(Pro) deacylase encodes MAEVKTNAMRMLDKSKTPYQIFAYDAEDGQIHGTAVAEKIGKPAEQVYKTLVAHQGSSLFVFIIPVAEELDLKKAAKAAGVKKIEMLPLKDLQQHTGYVRGGCSPIGMKKLFPTFIDSRAEGLETILVSAGRIGLQMELTPHQLAAQVKGKFAPLIRESGD; translated from the coding sequence ATGGCCGAAGTCAAAACCAATGCCATGCGCATGCTGGACAAGTCCAAAACGCCATACCAAATCTTTGCTTACGATGCCGAGGACGGGCAAATTCATGGAACAGCGGTGGCGGAGAAGATCGGCAAACCCGCCGAACAAGTCTACAAAACGCTGGTGGCGCATCAAGGTTCATCGTTATTTGTGTTTATTATTCCGGTTGCTGAGGAGCTGGACCTGAAGAAGGCGGCCAAAGCCGCCGGGGTCAAAAAGATTGAGATGCTGCCGCTGAAGGATTTGCAGCAACATACCGGCTATGTCCGCGGCGGCTGCTCTCCGATTGGGATGAAGAAGCTGTTCCCCACCTTTATCGACAGCCGGGCCGAAGGATTGGAAACGATTCTTGTATCGGCGGGACGGATTGGGTTGCAGATGGAACTGACGCCTCATCAGCTAGCGGCCCAAGTCAAAGGGAAATTTGCGCCATTGATTCGTGAAAGCGGGGATTAA
- a CDS encoding MFS transporter: MNKSAIRAWILYDWANSAYATTVLAAVLPIFYAGVAAQGLSETTAASYLAYTHSIGMALVAIISPLLGSIADLSGRKTTFLTWFALLGIAGTLGFALVGPGDWLLASALLVVTTVGFSGSLTFYDALLPDLVPSPYRDDVSAKGYAAGYIGGGILLAVNLLMIQQPQWFGMKDELAGTQLSFLTVGFWWLVFSLPLMRNVPNLPKQASGLTAGGYLRAASKRLGGTFKDIRRYPQLFRMIAAFWFYNDGINTIILMATIYGTTLGIGTSDLILALLITQFVGFPSTILLGKAATRLGPKRVLIATLWTYVVIVLLGFGMSSALHFYILAVMVGLVQGGSQSISRSILSELMPPNRTGEFFGFVNITSKISSIFGPFAFGLIGQITGNSRMGILSLLLFFGLGIAVVMKLNLNRGKADALRNADDPFPTETKPPATA; the protein is encoded by the coding sequence ATGAATAAATCGGCAATCCGTGCTTGGATTCTGTATGATTGGGCCAATTCCGCTTATGCGACGACGGTGTTGGCTGCCGTGCTGCCCATCTTTTACGCCGGGGTGGCTGCGCAAGGGTTAAGTGAAACAACTGCGGCTTCCTATTTGGCCTATACGCATTCTATCGGCATGGCGCTGGTGGCAATTATCTCTCCCTTGCTGGGATCCATCGCGGATTTATCGGGCCGCAAAACGACGTTCCTGACCTGGTTTGCGCTGCTTGGCATCGCAGGGACGCTTGGGTTCGCGCTCGTCGGACCGGGGGATTGGCTGCTTGCTTCAGCTTTACTTGTGGTGACCACCGTCGGCTTCTCCGGGAGCCTCACCTTTTATGATGCGTTGCTGCCTGACTTGGTACCCTCGCCATACCGGGATGACGTTTCGGCAAAAGGATATGCAGCCGGATATATCGGCGGCGGGATATTGCTGGCGGTAAACCTGCTGATGATCCAACAGCCGCAATGGTTTGGGATGAAGGATGAGCTTGCGGGCACCCAGCTTTCTTTCTTGACCGTGGGGTTTTGGTGGCTTGTCTTCTCGCTGCCGTTGATGCGAAACGTACCCAACCTCCCGAAACAAGCATCCGGCCTTACCGCTGGAGGATACCTGCGGGCCGCCTCCAAGCGGCTTGGCGGTACGTTTAAGGATATTCGCCGTTATCCGCAGCTGTTTCGGATGATCGCGGCCTTCTGGTTTTACAATGATGGGATCAATACGATTATCCTGATGGCGACGATCTATGGCACGACCTTGGGGATTGGCACGAGCGATTTGATTTTGGCCCTGTTGATCACGCAATTTGTGGGATTTCCCAGTACCATCCTGCTTGGAAAAGCGGCAACGCGTCTCGGCCCCAAACGCGTGTTGATCGCTACGCTGTGGACCTACGTCGTTATCGTTCTCTTGGGCTTTGGCATGAGCAGCGCGTTGCATTTTTATATTCTCGCCGTGATGGTGGGTCTCGTGCAGGGAGGCAGCCAATCGATTTCCCGCTCGATTCTAAGTGAGCTGATGCCGCCGAACCGGACGGGCGAATTTTTTGGTTTCGTCAATATTACAAGTAAGATTTCTTCCATCTTTGGACCGTTTGCTTTTGGGCTCATCGGACAAATTACCGGCAATTCGCGCATGGGGATCTTGTCGTTGCTGCTGTTTTTTGGCTTAGGAATCGCCGTCGTGATGAAACTGAATCTAAACCGAGGGAAAGCGGATGCCTTGCGGAATGCAGACGATCCCTTCCCTACCGAAACGAAGCCGCCGGCAACGGCTTAA
- a CDS encoding thioredoxin family protein, whose product MERVQSESQFEQLIQRDQYTVIKFDTTWCPDCKNLDRFIGDIIQEHPDKEFYAMDAEEFQPLAEANEVRGIPSLLVYKNGEKIAHLHSKFAKTPGQVREYLKSLA is encoded by the coding sequence ATGGAACGTGTCCAATCGGAATCGCAATTCGAACAATTAATTCAAAGAGATCAGTATACGGTGATCAAATTTGATACGACCTGGTGCCCGGATTGCAAGAACCTCGACCGGTTTATCGGGGATATCATCCAGGAGCATCCGGACAAAGAGTTCTACGCGATGGATGCAGAGGAATTCCAGCCGCTGGCTGAAGCCAATGAGGTGCGAGGGATTCCCAGCCTGCTCGTCTATAAAAACGGGGAGAAAATCGCCCACCTGCACAGCAAATTCGCCAAGACGCCGGGGCAAGTCCGCGAATACTTGAAGAGCTTGGCTTAA
- a CDS encoding FAD-binding oxidoreductase, whose protein sequence is MISPEVKAQLQALVGDKWVLDRPAELYAYSYDATPMYQALPDAVVFPASAQEVSGILQLADTHQIPIITRGSGTNLAGSTIPTQSGIVLNMNRMNQIHEIDTENLTATVGPGVVTANLHQAVEAMGLFYPPDPGSMRISTIGGNIAQGAGGMRGLKYGVTKDYVMGLEYVLPSGEILRCGGKNVKDVAGYDMTRLLVGSEGTLAVITEVTLKLLPLPETKRTLVAYYRNLVDAAKTVEAIIASKIIPATVEFMDQGTMKVVDDFAGLGLPLEMKSMLLIEQDGPAEVVDRDIERIARIAKEHGAAGVEVASSPEEGAKLLAARRAALSALSRLKPTTILEDATVPRSRLAEMVEEVERIAEKYGLQICTFGHAGDGNLHPTCMTDERNREEIERVEKAFEEIFHAAIRLGGTITGEHGVGLAKKDFLHLKTGEASLELMQRIKAAFDPNGILNPGKIFTVSNRRRLVVQR, encoded by the coding sequence TTGATTAGTCCCGAAGTGAAAGCGCAGCTTCAAGCCCTCGTCGGCGACAAATGGGTGTTGGACCGTCCTGCCGAGCTGTATGCCTATTCCTACGATGCCACGCCGATGTACCAAGCCTTGCCTGACGCGGTCGTGTTTCCCGCCTCGGCTCAAGAGGTTTCCGGCATTTTGCAGTTGGCCGATACGCACCAGATTCCGATTATCACCCGGGGATCCGGCACCAATCTGGCTGGCAGCACCATTCCAACCCAAAGCGGGATCGTGCTCAACATGAACCGGATGAACCAAATCCACGAAATTGATACGGAAAATTTGACGGCGACGGTTGGCCCCGGAGTTGTAACCGCCAACCTGCATCAAGCCGTAGAAGCAATGGGCCTGTTCTATCCGCCAGACCCCGGGAGCATGCGGATTTCCACGATTGGCGGAAATATCGCCCAAGGGGCCGGCGGGATGCGCGGACTCAAGTATGGTGTAACGAAGGATTATGTCATGGGACTTGAATACGTGCTGCCTTCGGGCGAGATCCTGCGCTGCGGCGGGAAGAACGTCAAGGACGTCGCCGGCTATGATATGACACGATTACTCGTTGGTTCCGAAGGAACGCTTGCCGTCATCACGGAGGTTACGCTCAAGCTGCTCCCCTTGCCGGAAACAAAGCGAACGCTGGTCGCTTATTACCGGAATCTGGTGGATGCGGCCAAAACCGTCGAAGCCATCATCGCCTCTAAAATTATCCCGGCCACCGTGGAGTTCATGGATCAAGGAACGATGAAGGTCGTGGACGATTTCGCGGGCCTCGGTCTCCCCTTGGAAATGAAGTCGATGCTGCTGATTGAACAAGACGGCCCGGCCGAGGTCGTTGACCGCGATATCGAGCGAATCGCTAGGATCGCCAAAGAACATGGCGCTGCCGGAGTAGAGGTGGCAAGCTCCCCGGAGGAAGGCGCGAAGCTGCTGGCCGCGCGGCGTGCGGCGTTGTCCGCCCTCTCTCGGCTCAAGCCAACCACGATTTTGGAGGACGCCACCGTTCCTCGCTCCCGTCTGGCGGAAATGGTGGAGGAAGTCGAACGGATCGCCGAGAAGTATGGATTGCAAATCTGTACGTTTGGTCATGCCGGCGACGGAAACCTTCATCCGACCTGTATGACGGACGAACGGAACCGGGAGGAAATCGAACGCGTTGAGAAGGCGTTTGAGGAGATTTTTCACGCGGCGATTCGCTTGGGAGGGACGATTACCGGCGAGCATGGCGTTGGCTTGGCCAAGAAGGACTTCTTGCACCTGAAGACCGGCGAAGCCAGCCTGGAACTGATGCAGCGCATCAAAGCCGCCTTTGATCCGAATGGAATCCTGAATCCCGGCAAAATATTTACCGTTTCTAATCGGCGAAGATTGGTGGTGCAGCGATGA
- a CDS encoding DNA alkylation repair protein: protein MADTLKSIYSEEFLREFGSKVKESYASFDMERFVADVMDETWDNLELKARMRQISLKLGALLPARFSEALDILYAIDETCVGFPYLFFPDFVEVYGKAESDWELAMQALERFTSKSSAEFAVRSFIERDPERMMRQMLAWAKHDNEHVRRLASEGCRPRLPWGQALPMFKRDPAPVLPILEQLKADPSLYVRKSVANNLNDIAKDHPDLVLEIARRWKGSHPHTDWIIRHGCRTLIRRGGPEVLELFGYATGEDSKPLATDASLVIEPNALRIGDSSELRYELTIRSGQPAKVRIEYGIDFVKAGGRTSRKLFLLSDRTVAGGSRLSGSRRHSWADLSTRRHYPGEHRIVLLVNGVETAATHLMLQAGDEA, encoded by the coding sequence ATGGCTGATACGTTAAAATCGATTTATAGTGAGGAATTTCTGCGTGAATTCGGCAGCAAAGTGAAGGAGTCCTACGCTTCCTTCGATATGGAACGATTCGTGGCTGACGTGATGGACGAAACTTGGGACAACCTGGAGCTCAAGGCGCGGATGCGGCAGATCTCGTTAAAGCTGGGCGCTTTGCTGCCCGCAAGGTTTTCGGAAGCGCTTGACATCTTGTATGCCATTGATGAAACCTGCGTGGGGTTCCCCTACCTGTTCTTTCCCGATTTCGTTGAGGTGTATGGTAAGGCCGAATCGGACTGGGAGCTTGCAATGCAGGCGCTGGAGCGTTTTACATCGAAATCGTCCGCAGAGTTTGCCGTCCGTTCGTTTATTGAACGGGATCCCGAGCGGATGATGCGGCAGATGCTGGCATGGGCGAAGCATGACAATGAGCATGTACGCCGCTTGGCCAGCGAAGGCTGCAGGCCGCGCCTGCCGTGGGGACAAGCTTTGCCGATGTTCAAACGCGATCCGGCGCCGGTCCTGCCGATCCTGGAGCAACTGAAGGCCGATCCGAGCTTGTATGTCCGCAAGAGTGTGGCCAACAACCTGAACGACATCGCCAAGGACCACCCGGACTTGGTCCTGGAGATCGCCCGGCGCTGGAAAGGATCCCACCCGCACACCGACTGGATCATTCGCCATGGCTGCCGGACGCTGATCCGCCGCGGCGGTCCCGAGGTGCTGGAGCTGTTTGGTTACGCCACTGGCGAGGACAGCAAGCCTCTGGCAACCGATGCGTCGCTCGTCATCGAGCCAAACGCGCTGCGCATCGGCGATAGCAGCGAGCTCCGTTACGAGCTGACGATCCGTTCAGGTCAACCGGCCAAGGTGCGCATTGAATACGGCATCGATTTCGTCAAAGCCGGAGGTCGCACGTCGAGGAAGCTATTTTTGCTCTCGGACAGAACAGTTGCCGGCGGTTCACGCCTCAGCGGCTCCCGGCGGCATAGCTGGGCCGACTTGTCCACCCGCCGCCATTACCCCGGCGAGCACCGCATCGTGCTGCTGGTCAACGGCGTGGAAACGGCGGCAACCCATCTAATGCTGCAAGCTGGTGACGAAGCATAA
- a CDS encoding FadR/GntR family transcriptional regulator: MDLGKKNYEIITEELERIIETGKVKPGEKLETIENMAKRYRVGRSTVREAISHLKARGLLETRQGGGTYVRAQALESMAAQQIKNREDLQQLLEVRSILEVGSIELAALHRSEADLAELSEIVGLMEEAIGNEEISQVHDVNFHLAIAKATQNPLLRQMMESISAMMMRTIRDSRSLWLFSEQESAHRLFQEHRQMLEAIREQNPRAAADLMRTHLTKVGHALMGASDKPGAPESIE, from the coding sequence ATGGATTTAGGCAAAAAAAATTACGAAATCATCACCGAGGAACTGGAGCGGATCATTGAAACCGGGAAGGTGAAGCCGGGCGAGAAGCTGGAGACGATCGAAAATATGGCCAAACGCTATCGCGTTGGCCGTTCCACAGTCCGCGAAGCGATCAGCCATTTGAAAGCCCGGGGCCTGCTGGAGACGAGGCAGGGAGGCGGAACCTACGTCCGGGCGCAGGCGTTGGAATCGATGGCGGCCCAGCAAATCAAGAACCGCGAGGACTTGCAGCAGCTGCTGGAGGTGCGCAGCATTCTGGAGGTCGGGAGCATCGAGCTGGCGGCACTCCATCGGAGTGAAGCTGATTTGGCTGAGCTCTCAGAGATCGTTGGTCTGATGGAGGAAGCGATCGGGAACGAGGAAATTAGCCAGGTGCATGACGTCAATTTTCATTTGGCAATTGCCAAGGCGACGCAAAACCCGTTGCTCCGTCAAATGATGGAAAGTATCTCGGCCATGATGATGCGTACCATCCGCGACAGCCGGAGCTTGTGGCTGTTCAGCGAGCAGGAATCGGCGCACCGCCTGTTCCAGGAGCACCGCCAAATGCTGGAGGCGATCCGAGAACAGAATCCGCGTGCGGCGGCCGACCTTATGCGGACCCATTTGACCAAGGTAGGACATGCGCTAATGGGAGCTTCGGACAAGCCTGGTGCCCCGGAATCCATTGAATAG
- a CDS encoding (Fe-S)-binding protein has protein sequence MSGEKHMVRKEFTSPVCGGTATLPLPHSDGNRLQPFNLDEIMNCMHCGFCLPTCPTYQQTGLETYSPRGRIALMKGVATGQLPVNEEFEQHMNACLGCRACETACPAGVPYGSLLETARQVVQETKQETVKPSALRSLIFQRIFPYPKRVRRLGNILWGVQALGLQAFANRTGLIRVLPKALREMQKAVETVASPRERRKREQRMKAEGETKLTVGLFTGCVMDVMFFETNQATARLLTKAGCDVVFVEAQNCCGAMHAHSGEMAGAKELAKRNIEAFEQAGVDFIVNNAGGCGAALKEYRHWFKGDPVWEERAKRFAARNRDANELLAELPPLQFSKPLNCKVTYQDSCHLAHGQGVRNQPRELLRRIPGLELVEMRQPDSCCGSAGTYNLTQIEMSMQILDDKMEQVQDTKAHLIVTSNPGCLLQMKQGIHRAGLNGQMEAVHIMDLLDRAL, from the coding sequence ATGAGCGGAGAAAAACATATGGTACGCAAGGAGTTCACCTCCCCTGTCTGCGGCGGAACTGCGACACTCCCTTTGCCCCATTCGGACGGTAACCGCCTACAACCCTTTAATCTCGATGAAATTATGAACTGCATGCACTGCGGTTTCTGTCTACCTACCTGCCCGACCTATCAGCAAACGGGTCTGGAAACGTACAGTCCCCGCGGACGGATCGCTTTAATGAAGGGCGTGGCTACTGGTCAGCTCCCTGTAAATGAGGAATTCGAGCAGCATATGAACGCCTGCTTGGGCTGTCGGGCTTGTGAAACGGCCTGTCCGGCCGGCGTGCCTTACGGAAGTTTGCTGGAAACGGCTCGCCAGGTCGTACAGGAAACGAAACAAGAGACAGTGAAGCCCTCAGCTTTGCGCAGCTTGATTTTCCAACGAATTTTCCCGTATCCGAAACGCGTTCGTCGTCTGGGGAATATCCTGTGGGGCGTTCAAGCGCTGGGTCTGCAAGCCTTTGCCAATCGGACCGGCCTGATCCGGGTACTGCCTAAGGCGCTGCGCGAAATGCAAAAGGCGGTCGAAACGGTTGCTTCCCCGCGCGAGCGCCGTAAGCGGGAACAACGAATGAAAGCTGAAGGGGAAACCAAGCTGACAGTCGGATTGTTCACCGGCTGCGTGATGGACGTGATGTTCTTCGAGACAAATCAGGCAACGGCGCGGCTGTTAACGAAAGCCGGCTGCGACGTCGTGTTTGTCGAAGCGCAAAACTGCTGCGGGGCCATGCATGCTCATTCCGGCGAGATGGCCGGCGCCAAGGAGTTAGCCAAACGGAATATCGAGGCGTTTGAGCAGGCCGGCGTTGACTTCATCGTCAACAATGCCGGAGGCTGCGGGGCGGCGTTAAAGGAATACAGGCACTGGTTCAAAGGCGATCCGGTTTGGGAGGAACGGGCCAAGCGGTTTGCTGCCCGCAACCGCGACGCGAACGAGCTGCTGGCCGAGCTCCCTCCTCTCCAGTTCAGCAAGCCGCTGAATTGCAAAGTCACGTATCAAGATTCGTGCCATCTCGCCCACGGTCAAGGTGTGCGCAACCAGCCCCGAGAGCTGCTGCGCCGCATCCCGGGACTGGAGCTCGTTGAAATGCGCCAGCCGGATAGCTGCTGCGGCTCGGCTGGTACGTATAACCTTACTCAAATTGAGATGTCGATGCAGATCTTGGACGACAAGATGGAACAAGTCCAGGATACGAAAGCCCACCTCATCGTCACCTCCAACCCGGGCTGTCTGCTGCAAATGAAGCAAGGAATTCACCGAGCCGGCTTGAATGGGCAGATGGAAGCCGTGCATATTATGGATCTATTAGACCGGGCCCTGTAG
- a CDS encoding YnfA family protein has translation MLLAILLFVVAGLAEIGGGYLVWLWLRESKPLWYGIAGSLILIVYGIIPTLQKFPNFGRVYAAYGGVFIALAVLWGWWVDKKTPDLYDWLGAAICLIGVSIILWAPRH, from the coding sequence ATGCTCCTCGCAATCCTCTTGTTTGTTGTCGCCGGACTCGCCGAAATCGGCGGTGGCTATTTAGTTTGGCTGTGGTTGCGCGAATCCAAACCGCTATGGTACGGAATCGCTGGCAGCCTGATTTTGATCGTATATGGCATCATCCCAACACTGCAGAAGTTTCCAAACTTTGGCCGCGTTTATGCAGCGTATGGCGGCGTATTTATTGCGCTCGCTGTGTTATGGGGCTGGTGGGTGGACAAGAAAACCCCCGATCTCTACGATTGGCTTGGCGCCGCCATTTGTCTGATCGGCGTCTCCATTATTCTCTGGGCACCACGACATTAG
- a CDS encoding BadF/BadG/BcrA/BcrD ATPase family protein, whose product MRYVVGIDGGGTKTKATVADETGNVVRSFAVGPLNLNGQDAGSVEQTLDHLLRIVAEVCGGLEHCVQMCLGAAGISNPVAAERLTSLIRSGSYRGGLDLVGDHETALCGALDRSHGLILIAGTGSICFGRNARGETHRTGGCGHLIDDEGSGYSIGRELLSAVVRAADGRSGPTAITELVYAQLEIDSVRQLIGFVYSKDTNKKDIAALAPLLSPACELGDSTALAIARRSAIALAEMAAPVASRLALEEGELALAGSVLLRSAHVQAGVREALNERFPRLTCTLPKHDAAYGAVMLALRALAPGRG is encoded by the coding sequence GTGAGATATGTCGTTGGCATCGACGGCGGCGGTACCAAAACGAAAGCGACGGTGGCGGATGAGACGGGGAATGTTGTTCGCTCGTTCGCCGTCGGTCCGCTTAATCTCAACGGTCAGGATGCCGGATCGGTGGAACAAACGCTAGATCATCTGCTGCGGATCGTAGCGGAGGTTTGCGGAGGGCTAGAACATTGCGTGCAGATGTGCCTCGGAGCGGCGGGGATTAGCAACCCTGTTGCTGCGGAGCGGCTGACGTCGCTGATCCGATCCGGCAGTTACCGCGGCGGGCTCGACCTGGTTGGCGATCACGAAACCGCCTTGTGCGGCGCATTAGACCGCTCGCACGGCCTGATCCTGATCGCCGGCACCGGGTCGATCTGCTTCGGGCGGAACGCTCGCGGGGAAACGCATCGAACTGGGGGCTGCGGCCACCTGATCGATGACGAAGGCAGCGGCTATTCCATTGGCCGCGAGCTGCTGAGCGCGGTCGTCCGGGCGGCGGACGGACGAAGCGGCCCCACGGCGATCACGGAGCTGGTCTATGCGCAGCTGGAGATCGATTCGGTGCGGCAGCTTATCGGATTCGTGTACAGCAAGGACACGAACAAGAAGGACATTGCCGCACTGGCCCCGCTGCTGTCGCCAGCCTGCGAGCTTGGCGACAGCACGGCGCTGGCGATCGCGCGGCGCAGCGCGATCGCTTTGGCGGAGATGGCCGCTCCCGTGGCCAGCCGGCTCGCCCTGGAGGAGGGCGAGCTGGCGCTGGCCGGGAGCGTGCTGCTCCGCAGCGCGCACGTGCAGGCGGGCGTCAGGGAAGCGCTGAACGAGCGCTTCCCTAGGCTCACCTGCACGCTGCCCAAGCATGACGCAGCCTACGGCGCGGTCATGCTGGCGCTGCGCGCGCTTGCACCCGGGCGGGGCTAA